From one uncultured Paludibacter sp. genomic stretch:
- a CDS encoding conserved membrane hypothetical protein (Evidence 4 : Unknown function but conserved in other organisms), which yields MFSLSFFRSTFVVIMWVLGALLSSFLLGIYNIFQKAALHKNAVLSVLFISTALSALFFLPLIMFSANGIIPQNNFFYVPKDNFDAHWHVILKSCIVFSSWFCGYYAIKHLSITMVGPVKASQPVLTLLGATLLMGEVLNIYQWIGVLLGISSLFLMSFTGKQEGIYFKSNKFIWLLFLSVIFGAVSALYDKYLMQRYNRMFVQSWFLLYQTILTGIFFLILFRNRVFGNAKFQWRTSIIFISIFLSLADLVYFWALSQPGAMISIVSMIRRSSVLVSFLGGVFIFKETNIKAKAFDLILVILGLIFLYIGSR from the coding sequence ATGTTTTCACTTTCGTTTTTTCGTAGTACCTTTGTGGTCATTATGTGGGTTTTAGGAGCATTATTATCATCGTTTCTGCTGGGAATTTATAATATATTCCAAAAAGCAGCGCTTCACAAGAACGCCGTTTTGAGCGTTCTCTTTATTTCCACCGCTTTAAGCGCCTTATTTTTTTTACCGTTAATAATGTTTTCCGCTAACGGAATTATTCCGCAAAATAATTTCTTTTACGTTCCGAAAGATAATTTCGATGCGCATTGGCACGTGATTTTGAAATCGTGTATTGTATTTTCATCATGGTTTTGCGGTTATTACGCTATTAAACATCTTTCCATCACTATGGTAGGTCCGGTAAAAGCATCACAGCCGGTATTAACTTTGCTGGGCGCAACGCTTTTAATGGGCGAAGTACTGAATATTTATCAATGGATAGGGGTTTTATTAGGCATTTCTTCGCTATTTTTGATGAGTTTTACCGGGAAACAAGAGGGAATTTACTTCAAAAGCAATAAGTTTATCTGGTTGCTTTTCCTTTCAGTTATTTTTGGAGCGGTAAGCGCTTTGTATGATAAATACCTGATGCAGCGCTATAACCGTATGTTTGTGCAAAGTTGGTTTTTACTTTATCAAACCATTCTTACCGGAATATTTTTTCTTATTCTGTTTAGAAATCGTGTTTTTGGCAATGCAAAATTTCAATGGCGAACTTCCATTATTTTTATTTCTATTTTCCTTTCGCTGGCTGATTTAGTTTACTTTTGGGCTTTAAGTCAGCCGGGGGCAATGATTTCCATTGTTTCTATGATTCGTCGCAGCAGCGTTTTAGTAAGTTTTTTAGGAGGTGTTTTCATCTTCAAAGAAACCAACATCAAAGCCAAAGCGTTCGATTTGATACTTGTCATTCTTGGTTTGATTTTTCTTTACATCGGCTCCCGATAA
- a CDS encoding membrane hypothetical protein (Evidence 5 : Unknown function) translates to MENQNNQSKINILKTIYLPILISIGILFSIYSLLNYLIIIKYKLIEPNVGLVKFFIPILLTVVLSYFYIRPKINFIVFKNGDKKGDLTYLFIFIIAIPFIIFQHYLDTKGGELTQVKHIYEIVSKPKTKYYQIEDFFLLRKFGSLWVSSDVTGRYGTELSVTASLVCPLVDTVFNYNKEETWKVWFAKNYHKTFNYKKSETMAGQNEINEFIDKSVMDFKLSDFSQEHFFSRISNSDERKNYVSAIERFPFGTKLSKEVVILRQEKGDYNTRNGSSLFWFLGTFLLGQIIVLFIILNHKLNKKSLLKYEKLNSSDKIKNALGFLIFLVPNKKSYVTPILFDINIIVFLLMVFSGVSIIHPNTKELLNWGGII, encoded by the coding sequence ATGGAAAATCAAAATAATCAAAGTAAAATTAATATTCTAAAAACCATTTATCTACCTATATTAATAAGCATAGGTATTTTATTTTCTATTTATAGCTTATTAAACTATTTAATAATAATAAAATATAAATTGATTGAACCCAATGTAGGTTTAGTAAAATTTTTTATTCCTATTTTGTTAACAGTAGTCTTATCATACTTTTACATAAGACCCAAGATTAATTTCATAGTCTTCAAAAACGGAGACAAAAAAGGCGATCTAACTTATTTATTCATTTTTATTATTGCAATTCCCTTTATTATATTTCAGCATTATCTGGATACAAAAGGCGGAGAATTAACGCAGGTAAAACACATTTATGAAATTGTTTCAAAACCAAAGACTAAATATTATCAAATTGAGGATTTTTTTTTACTTCGAAAATTTGGAAGTCTTTGGGTTTCAAGTGATGTTACTGGAAGATATGGTACCGAATTAAGTGTTACTGCATCACTTGTGTGTCCATTGGTTGATACTGTTTTTAACTACAATAAAGAAGAAACATGGAAAGTATGGTTTGCTAAAAACTATCATAAAACATTCAATTATAAAAAAAGTGAAACGATGGCTGGTCAAAATGAAATTAATGAGTTCATTGATAAATCAGTTATGGATTTTAAACTATCTGATTTTTCTCAAGAACATTTTTTTTCAAGAATTTCAAATTCTGATGAAAGAAAGAATTACGTTTCAGCAATCGAAAGATTTCCCTTTGGCACCAAGCTATCGAAAGAAGTTGTTATACTTAGGCAAGAAAAAGGAGATTATAACACGAGAAATGGTTCTTCATTATTTTGGTTTTTAGGTACTTTTCTTTTGGGTCAAATCATTGTTCTTTTCATTATTCTTAATCATAAACTAAATAAAAAGTCATTACTAAAATACGAAAAATTAAATAGTAGTGACAAAATTAAAAACGCTTTAGGTTTTTTGATATTTCTCGTACCCAACAAAAAAAGTTATGTTACTCCTATTTTATTTGATATAAACATTATTGTTTTTTTATTAATGGTTTTTTCAGGTGTGAGTATTATTCATCCAAACACAAAAGAATTATTAAATTGGGGGGGCATTATTTAG
- a CDS encoding TonB-dependent receptor plug, with protein MKIKILTLIFFTLTFINLSAQTQKVRVYGYVIDENNRGVENVNVYIEGAKTGVLTNQNGYYDLSVSIKDSTSIVYSHVGYETITHTILANKSIKQISVILPLQAKELQGVEINSIRRQTSVMQTLDPDKVRLSPNASGNFESMLISFAGVSMTNELSSQYNVRGGSFDENIVYVNGTEIYXPLLIRAGQQEGLSFINSDMVGSVNFSSGGYSAEYGDKMSSVLDIKYKKPDAFEASAMASLLGASAYVGTAGKRFTQMHSVRYKTSKYLLGTLDSKGEYKPSFIDYQTYLTYQIAPKWEAAFLGNFSQNNFVXIPQTRETTXGTYNMGXKFTIYFDGQEKDXFQTYFGALNLNFKPTQNLKLGLQTSAFNTNEXXTYDIHGEYVLSEVKMELDADKXEGEXLGVGVYHQHARNRLKATVASXAHSGEFXKSGHTLKWGANWQLEKXSDKINEWEWRDSAGYSMPYRYDXVVNLYYTWKSNNPPLNXWRTTSYIQDTYRWEXDGALYIFTGGVRTNYWSYNREFLASPRVSLSVLPHWKKDFSFRAATGVYYQSPFYKEMRDTVTDANGVVTVALNKDIKAQRSLHFVLGSDYYFRGWGRPFKLTAETYLKLMDRVXSYTVDNVRVRYSGENDAKAXTAGVDFKLYGELVPGTDSWINVSLMQSKQNTYNDWYYKDNTKTEKVYPGWISRPXESRYSFSMLFSDYLPNNPXYKLHLRAIYSDGLPVSLPQSNFYRPVFRTPSYKRVDIGASRVIMNGKDKLLDKPGLKHVKNIWLNVEVFNLFDFKNVNSYYWVTDINNLQNGVPNYXTSRQFNLKILVDFK; from the coding sequence ATGAAAATCAAGATCTTAACGCTCATATTTTTCACCCTTACATTTATCAATTTATCTGCACAAACCCAAAAGGTGCGTGTTTACGGTTATGTTATTGATGAAAACAACAGAGGTGTTGAAAATGTAAATGTATATATTGAGGGAGCAAAAACAGGCGTTTTAACCAATCAAAACGGATATTACGATTTATCTGTATCAATTAAAGATTCAACCTCCATTGTTTATTCGCACGTGGGATACGAAACCATCACGCACACTATTTTAGCCAATAAATCCATCAAGCAAATTTCCGTCATACTTCCTCTGCAGGCTAAGGAATTACAAGGTGTTGAAATAAATTCCATTCGTCGGCAAACTTCCGTGATGCAAACGCTCGATCCCGATAAAGTTCGGTTATCGCCCAACGCCAGCGGTAATTTTGAGTCGATGTTAATTTCTTTCGCAGGTGTTTCTATGACAAACGAATTGAGTTCGCAATACAATGTTCGCGGAGGAAGTTTTGATGAAAACATTGTATATGTAAACGGTACGGAAATTTACAANCCACTTTTAATAAGAGCGGGACAGCAAGAAGGCTTGAGTTTTATCAATTCAGATATGGTGGGAAGTGTAAATTTTTCTTCCGGTGGTTACAGCGCGGAATACGGCGATAAAATGTCGTCGGTTTTAGATATAAAATATAAAAAACCGGATGCGTTCGAAGCATCGGCAATGGCAAGTTTATTAGGAGCTTCGGCTTATGTGGGAACCGCCGGAAAACGTTTTACCCAAATGCATAGCGTACGTTACAAAACTTCCAAATATCTACTCGGAACTCTTGACAGCAAAGGTGAATACAAGCCGTCTTTTATCGATTATCAAACTTATTTAACCTATCAAATAGCGCCAAAATGGGAAGCCGCTTTTTTGGGCAATTTTTCTCAGAATAATTTTGTTTTNATTCCTCAAACACGTGAAACNACNTTNGGNACNTATAATATGGGANGAAAATTTACGATTTATTTTGACGGACAAGAAAAAGATTTNTTTCAAACCTATTTCGGAGCGTTGAACTTGAATTTCAAACCCACTCAAAATCTTAAATTGGGTTTGCAAACATCCGCTTTCAATACCAACGAAAANGANACNTATGATATTCACGGGGAATATGTGTTGAGCGAAGTAAAAATGGAACTCGACGCCGATAAAAANGAAGGCGAACANCTTGGNGTGGGCGTTTATCATCAGCACGCCCGTAATCGTCTGAAAGCTACCGTTGCTTCCTTNGCGCACAGCGGAGAGTTTNTAAAATCGGGGCACACNCTGAAATGGGGCGCNAACTGGCAATTGGAAAAAATNTCAGATAAAATAAATGAATGGGAATGGCGCGATTCCGCCGGATATTCNATGCCNTACAGATACGACGANGTTGTAAACTTATATTACACGTGGAAATCAAACAATCCTCCGCTAAACANTTGGCGTACCACATCATACATTCAAGACACGTATCGTTGGGAAAANGACGGAGCGCTTTATATTTTTACNGGTGGTGTAAGAACTAATTATTGGAGTTACAACCGNGAATTTCTCGCAAGCCCGCGTGTTTCTCTTTCTGTTTTACCCCATTGGAAAAAAGATTTCAGTTTTCGCGCCGCCACCGGAGTTTATTATCAATCGCCTTTTTATAAAGAAATGCGAGATACGGTTACCGATGCAAACGGCGTTGTAACCGTGGCATTAAATAAAGACATAAAAGCGCAGCGTTCCCTGCATTTTGTATTGGGAAGTGATTATTATTTCCGAGGTTGGGGACGACCTTTTAAATTGACCGCCGAAACTTACCTTAAATTGATGGACAGAGTTATNTCTTACACTGTGGATAATGTAAGAGTAAGATATTCAGGCGAAAACGACGCNAAAGCATANACNGCNGGNGTTGATTTCAAACTGTACGGTGAACTTGTTCCCGGCACCGATTCTTGGATAAACGTATCATTAATGCAATCAAAACAAAACACGTATAACGATTGGTACTATAAAGACAACACCAAAACCGAAAAAGTATATCCGGGTTGGATTTCGCGNCCNAANGAATCNAGATACAGTTTTTCGATGCTTTTTTCAGATTATTTGCCGAATAACCCGAANTATAAACTCCATTTGCGCGCTATTTATTCAGACGGGCTTCCGGTTTCGTTACCGCAAAGTAATTTTTATCGNCCTGTTTTTCGCACTCCGTCTTATAAACGTGTGGACATAGGAGCTTCACGGGTTATTATGAACGGNAAAGATAAATTATTGGATAAACCGGGATTGAAACACGTAAAAAATATCTGGCTGAATGTGGAGGTTTTCAATCTCTTTGATTTCAAAAATGTGAATTCATACTATTGGGTAACGGATATAAACAATCTTCAAAACGGAGTTCCAAATTATTTNACAAGCAGACAATTCAATTTGAAAATTTTGGTGGATTTTAAGTAG
- a CDS encoding conserved exported hypothetical protein (Evidence 4 : Unknown function but conserved in other organisms) produces the protein MKKLIFITVLMLSVIGMKAQTNDSTIVASQFQYCEIIGTSGFLTTKVKINVDYGQETSFWNQAAKQKVLDENGKEIKFNSMVDALNYMGTQGWEFVQAFAVTMGNTNVYHFLMKRKIE, from the coding sequence ATGAAAAAACTAATTTTTATTACAGTATTAATGCTTTCGGTAATTGGAATGAAAGCGCAAACAAACGACTCAACAATTGTAGCATCACAATTTCAATATTGCGAAATTATAGGAACATCCGGTTTTTTGACGACAAAAGTCAAAATTAATGTTGATTACGGGCAAGAAACTTCTTTCTGGAACCAAGCTGCAAAACAAAAAGTACTTGACGAAAACGGGAAAGAAATTAAATTCAACAGTATGGTGGATGCACTCAATTATATGGGTACGCAAGGATGGGAATTTGTACAGGCATTTGCCGTTACTATGGGAAACACTAATGTATATCATTTTCTGATGAAACGCAAAATAGAATAG
- a CDS encoding Aminotransferase class I and II, translating into MPHTSQRGQAMPESPIRKLVPLADKAKARGVKVYHLNIGQPDIKTPKVALEAVRNIDREILEYSPSDGIKSLRVKLAEYYRKFNIDVTMEDIXITSGGSEAVSFAFMSCLDPGDEIIVPEPAYANYTAFAIGAGAVVKPVLSSIEEGFSLPHLERFEELITPKTKGIMIXXPNNPTGYLYTRXEMNXIRDLVKKYXLYLFSDEVXREFCYTGAPYISAFHLDGIEENVILXDSVSKRYSECGIRXGALVTKNKQVRNTVMKFCQARLSPPLLGQIAAEASIDTPKEYMMDXYDEYVERRKFLIDGLNKIPGVYSPXPMGAFYTVARLPIDDADKFCAWLLSDFEYEGCTVMMAPATGFYTESGRGKDEVRIAYVLXYEGCTVMMAPATGFYTESGRGKDEVRIAYVLNKEDLKHALIVLGKALEVYNKQFAVK; encoded by the coding sequence ATGCCTCACACTTCACAACGCGGGCAAGCTATGCCCGAATCGCCTATTAGAAAACTTGTTCCGCTGGCTGATAAAGCCAAAGCACGCGGAGTAAAAGTGTATCATTTAAATATCGGACAACCCGATATAAAAACGCCCAAAGTGGCGTTAGAAGCGGTTCGAAATATCGACAGGGAAATTCTGGAATACAGCCCGAGCGACGGTATCAAAAGTTTGCGNGTAAAACTNGCCGAGTATTACCGCAAGTTTAATATCGACGTTACGATGGAAGATATTATNATTACCAGCGGAGGTTCGGAGGCGGTTAGTTTCGCTTTTATGAGCTGCCTCGATCCGGGTGACGAAATAATTGTTCCCGAGCCGGCTTACGCTAATTACACTGCTTTTGCCATTGGCGCGGGCGCGGTGGTAAAACCGGTTTTATCGAGCATTGAAGAAGGATTTTCGCTTCCGCACCTGGAGCGATTTGAGGAATTGATTACTCCCAAAACCAAAGGGATTATGATTTGNAANCCGAATAATCCCACCGGATATTTGTACACCCGTNCCGAAATGAACAANATACGTGATTTGGTAAAAAAATACGANTTGTATCTNTTTTCCGATGAAGTTTANCGTGAATTTTGCTACACGGGCGCGCCTTATATTTCCGCATTTCATTTGGATGGAATTGAAGAAAACGTGATTTTAATNGATAGCGTTTCAAAACGTTACAGCGAGTGCGGAATCCGTATNGGAGCGTTGGTTACCAAAAACAAACAAGTGCGCAACACGGTGATGAAATTCTGTCAGGCGCGTTTAAGTCCGCCGTTATTGGGACAAATTGCCGCTGAAGCTTCCATTGATACGCCCAAAGAATATATGATGGACNTGTACGACGAGTACGTTGAACGGCGTAAATTCCTGATTGACGGACTGAACAAAATACCCGGCGTTTATTCTCCNATNCCNATGGGNGCTTTTTACACCGTTGCGCGTCTTCCCATTGATGATGCCGACAAGTTTTGCGCCTGGCTCCTNTCNGACTTTGAATACGAGGGTTGCACTGTGATGATGGCTCCCGCCACCGGCTTTTACACCGAATCCGGAAGGGGAAAAGACGAAGTGCGCATTGCTTACGTGCTGAANTACGAGGGTTGCACTGTGATGATGGCTCCCGCCACCGGCTTTTACACCGAATCCGGAAGGGGAAAAGACGAAGTGCGCATTGCTTACGTGCTGAACAAGGAAGACCTGAAACACGCTTTGATTGTGCTTGGAAAAGCGCTGGAAGTGTATAATAAACAGTTTGCGGTAAAATAG
- a CDS encoding exported hypothetical protein (Evidence 5 : Unknown function) produces the protein MGWIISIIIAVVVVNIIIKMSETGKTKNAIESNNTYNSFNYQNWIEDEYKKKIDEFNEKQNDDNFETGIVRDIAIKGLIYKTKKAQKTAEEIEIHSRIWLEREPRNKYDKNAVRVEYLQDNIGYIDADDAPVIAELIDRGAIIDAFISNKIGITLPYLYADVYFYFRKLSPEATLSFREAEEIANELESTIRSYRQQQKRYLKQIDNNKIIDDKEKELKATEKLVKFKEAENKAIEKYNQHCDLYRLENKFQK, from the coding sequence ATGGGATGGATTATTAGTATAATTATTGCTGTTGTTGTTGTGAACATTATCATTAAAATGTCTGAAACTGGAAAAACAAAAAATGCTATTGAAAGTAATAATACATATAACTCGTTTAACTATCAAAACTGGATTGAAGATGAATATAAAAAAAAGATAGACGAATTTAACGAAAAACAAAATGATGATAATTTTGAAACGGGAATAGTTCGAGATATAGCTATAAAAGGTTTGATTTACAAAACTAAAAAAGCTCAAAAAACAGCAGAAGAAATAGAAATACACTCACGTATCTGGTTAGAACGAGAACCCAGAAATAAATATGATAAAAATGCCGTAAGGGTAGAATATTTACAAGATAATATTGGCTATATAGATGCTGATGATGCTCCTGTGATAGCAGAGCTAATAGATAGAGGTGCAATTATTGATGCCTTTATCAGTAATAAAATAGGTATTACTTTACCATATTTATATGCCGATGTATATTTTTATTTTAGAAAATTATCTCCTGAAGCTACTTTGTCATTTAGAGAAGCTGAAGAGATAGCAAATGAATTAGAAAGTACAATAAGAAGTTATAGACAGCAACAAAAAAGGTACTTAAAGCAGATTGATAATAATAAAATAATAGATGATAAAGAAAAAGAATTAAAAGCTACTGAAAAATTAGTGAAATTTAAAGAAGCTGAAAATAAAGCAATTGAAAAATATAATCAACATTGCGA
- a CDS encoding hypothetical protein (Evidence 5 : Unknown function), which produces MLSYFFPTYFLEKILADELLAQAATRENLRESKGNKQTTDYKFAGTGETRSFFVKTLIIFALILTLLKIYIYEKTNFYYSINAFGNWNESANKRLNNCSITISILRNYRNIRFFDDKSQN; this is translated from the coding sequence TTGTTATCTTACTTTTTTCCAACATATTTTTTGGAAAAGATTTTAGCTGATGAATTGCTTGCCCAAGCAGCCACGCGAGAAAACTTGCGCGAGAGCAAAGGTAACAAGCAAACCACAGATTATAAATTTGCGGGAACGGGAGAAACGAGGAGTTTTTTTGTTAAAACACTCATTATCTTTGCCTTAATATTAACACTATTAAAAATTTATATTTATGAAAAAACTAATTTTTATTACAGTATTAATGCTTTCGGTAATTGGAATGAAAGCGCAAACAAACGACTCAACAATTGTAGCATCACAATTTCAATATTGCGAAATTATAGGAACATCCGGTTTTTTGACGACAAAAGTCAAAATTAA
- a CDS encoding Uncharacterized membrane protein (Homolog of Drosophila rhomboid) (fragment) yields MFALFLIELAVSEKLTQTEHIVFYLLTGFLSNFISLFFSPFSISVGASGAIMGLYGVSLSMLFFKEFKKIKSAVFIGLLSIVLPTILLGFFTNANNAAHIGGLLSGFLGGLLYFFSKKELKKEFEV; encoded by the coding sequence ATGTTCGCTCTATTTTTAATAGAATTAGCTGTATCTGAAAAATTAACTCAGACAGAACATATTGTTTTTTATTTATTGACAGGTTTTTTGTCAAATTTTATTAGTTTATTTTTCAGTCCTTTTTCTATAAGCGTTGGTGCTTCAGGTGCAATTATGGGATTATATGGAGTTAGTTTGTCAATGTTATTTTTCAAAGAGTTCAAAAAAATAAAATCAGCTGTATTTATTGGATTATTATCGATTGTTTTACCTACAATCCTTTTAGGATTCTTCACAAATGCGAATAATGCTGCTCATATTGGTGGATTATTGAGTGGCTTCTTGGGAGGATTACTATATTTCTTTTCAAAAAAAGAACTCAAAAAAGAATTTGAAGTATAA
- a CDS encoding exported hypothetical protein (Evidence 5 : Unknown function), translating into MRFLKFIPIFCVLFAHSTLASDTIKIVNPVYSSSLEKSLFNDFIQRKTTDVLQISLSMDSTVTQQKAEEYKNEVIRFLSENKDKFQNAANEKSRIKEISKTSSRKFLKQYEDEVYTIDVFETGKYNLITAWIYYGYILEKLGIPFTITEELGHIYLTAYPASAAVPLELNKVELILIQPDQQLKNLFVNFLLDSKLVSKAELSSKGAEGVFNEYYYAQKNITLLELVGYQYFNNAIDFINKQDIKSAAHQLEKSYLLYPSYRTLYLLEQSLISIVQEDKFADISNLIYFSKLASYTKTNSIKEFVIGKFLLMTEDYLITSNRVDLYDRIFNRLDDDVSDVEMKKQIADLYYLNKAKFLAVHKEINKSWDVICKGYKNNSENTETINLMQQVFMEQMRPQLGSDDFKYLYFRRLEEYPILAKSNNILSMGGYYFLHKIYNSYYTDDVTTGDQTMSDFEKFMKQYDYKPESFLIGMGYGEAASYYYRKHDLKKCKATLDRGLEISPNNNDLLRKYKINFPEAGK; encoded by the coding sequence ATGAGATTCCTAAAATTCATCCCGATTTTTTGTGTGCTGTTTGCGCACAGTACTTTAGCTTCAGATACTATTAAAATTGTTAACCCTGTGTATTCTTCATCGCTGGAAAAATCTTTATTCAATGATTTTATTCAAAGAAAAACGACGGACGTTTTACAGATTAGCTTAAGTATGGATTCAACTGTAACACAACAGAAAGCCGAAGAATATAAAAATGAAGTAATACGTTTTTTATCTGAAAACAAAGATAAATTTCAGAATGCTGCCAATGAAAAGAGCCGGATAAAAGAAATATCAAAAACATCTTCTCGCAAATTCTTAAAACAATATGAGGATGAGGTATATACTATTGATGTGTTTGAAACAGGGAAATATAATTTAATTACTGCTTGGATATATTATGGTTATATTCTGGAAAAACTTGGGATACCTTTTACCATAACAGAAGAATTAGGTCACATTTACCTTACGGCTTATCCTGCAAGCGCTGCTGTGCCATTGGAACTTAATAAAGTAGAATTGATTTTAATTCAACCGGATCAACAATTGAAAAATCTGTTTGTAAATTTTCTATTGGATTCAAAACTTGTTTCTAAAGCCGAATTAAGTAGTAAAGGAGCGGAAGGTGTTTTTAATGAGTATTACTATGCACAGAAAAATATTACATTATTAGAACTCGTGGGCTATCAATACTTCAATAATGCTATTGATTTTATTAATAAACAGGATATAAAAAGTGCTGCTCATCAGTTAGAAAAATCGTATTTACTTTATCCTTCGTATAGAACTTTGTATTTGCTTGAACAATCATTAATTAGTATTGTACAGGAAGATAAGTTTGCAGATATTAGCAATCTTATTTATTTCTCCAAACTTGCATCGTACACAAAAACAAATTCAATAAAAGAATTTGTGATAGGTAAATTTTTGTTAATGACAGAAGATTATTTGATTACAAGTAATAGGGTGGATTTGTATGATAGAATATTCAATCGTTTGGATGACGATGTTAGCGACGTGGAAATGAAGAAGCAAATAGCTGATTTATACTATCTTAATAAAGCAAAGTTTTTAGCTGTTCATAAAGAAATCAATAAATCCTGGGATGTGATTTGCAAAGGATATAAAAATAATTCAGAAAATACTGAAACCATTAATCTAATGCAACAAGTTTTTATGGAACAAATGAGACCACAGCTTGGTTCTGATGATTTTAAATATTTGTATTTCAGAAGATTAGAAGAATATCCTATACTTGCTAAAAGTAATAATATATTAAGTATGGGAGGGTATTATTTTCTTCACAAGATATACAACAGTTATTATACTGACGATGTAACAACGGGCGACCAAACAATGAGTGATTTTGAAAAATTTATGAAACAGTACGATTACAAACCGGAAAGTTTTTTAATAGGAATGGGTTATGGCGAAGCCGCTTCATATTATTATCGTAAGCACGACCTTAAAAAATGCAAAGCAACCCTTGACCGTGGATTAGAAATTTCTCCAAATAATAATGATTTACTTCGCAAATACAAGATAAATTTCCCTGAAGCGGGAAAATAA